The sequence ATCGCCGAGTCCTCGCGCTTTGCCCGCAAGAACTACTTCTACCCGGACCAGCCGAAGAACTACCAGATCTCCCAGTACGACGAGCCGATTGCTTACGACGGCTACCTCGACGTCCAGCTGGAGGACGGCACCGAGTGGCGCGTGGAAATTGAGCGCGCCCACATGGAGGAAGACACCGGCAAGCTCACCCACATCGGCGGTGCGGGCGGCCGCATTACCGGCGCGACGTCCTCGCTGGTGGACTGCAACCGCGCGGGTATTCCGCTTATCGAGATTGTGACGAAGCCGATCACCGGCGCCGGCGAGCGCGCCCCAGAGGTGGCCAAGGCGTACGTCACCGCCCTGCGCGATCTCGTCGCAGCCCTGGGCGTGTCCGATGCCCGTATGGATCAGGGCTCGATGCGTGTGGACTCCAACCTCTCCCTGCGCCCGGTAGGCCAGGAAGAGTTTGGTACCCGCACGGAGACGAAGAACATCAACTCGCTGCGCTCCGTGGAGCAGGCCGTTCGCTTCGAGATGCAGCGCCAGGCCCAGGTGCTCGAAGACGGCGGCGAGATCGTCCAAGAAACCCGCCACTACCAGGAAGGCGACGGCACTACCTCCAAGGGCCGCCCGAAGGAGACGGCCGAGGATTACCGCTACTTCAACGACCCGGATCTGCCGCCGGTTATCGCCCCACGCGAGTGGGTCGAGGAGATCCGCCAGACGCTGCCGGAGCTGCCGTGGGTCCGTCGCGCCCGCATCCAGAAGGAGTGGGGCTTAAAGGACAAGGAGATGCGCGATCTGGTCAACGCCGGCGCGCTCGATCTCATCGTGGACACCGTCGAGGCCGGCGCCGATCCGGAAAGTGCGCGGTCCTGGTGGGTCGCCTACCTGGCGGGTAAGGCGAACGAGCAGGAAGTCGCGCTCGCGGACCTGGACATCACCCCGCAGCAGGTGGCCCGCGTTGCCGAGCTGGTCAAGGAAGGGAAGCTGACCACGAAGCTCGCCCGCAAGGCCGTCGACGGCGTGCTCGCTGGCGAGGGCGACGTGGACAAGGTCGTCGCGGACCGTGGCCTCGAGGTCGTGCGTGACGATGGCGCCATCGAAAAGGCCGTCGACGACGCGCTTGCGGACAACCCGGACGTGGTGGAGAAGTACCGCGCGGGCAACAAGAAGGTCGCCGGCGCCATCGTGGGTGCGGTCATGAAGGCCACCCAGGGCAAGGCCGACCCGGGCCAGGTCAACAAGCTCATCGCAGAAAAGCTGTCCTAGCCGCAGTCGCCCGCCCAGGGGCCCCTTTATCTAAGAGGGCCCTGCGCTTGTTTTAGGGATTTTTCGGCCCCGAGATCGAATTTTCCGGCCGAAAAATCCCGTTTTCGTGCGCCGAGGGGGAGAAAATCCCTGGGGTGAAGAGTCGCGGGAGATCCTCCTCGGCCGCGCCGCGGCGCTAGGCCGATTTCTTCTTCGACTTCGACTTGGAGCTGGACTTCGAGCCCGACTTGGACTTCGACTTCGACTTGGAGCTGGACTTCGAGCTGGACTTCGAGCTCGACGACTTCTTAGAGGACTTTTTCGACGACGACCCGCTGTCGTTGCCGTCGTCGCTATCCTCGCCGTCGTCGTCCTTCTTCGACTCCGAACTCGAGGACGATTTCTTCCCGCCCTTCTTCTTCAGCGAGTTCTGCAACGCCTCCATGAGGTCTACGACCTCTGCGTCATCGTCGTCGTCCGCTTCCGAGTCGGTGTCCGCGTCGCTGGCAGAGGTATCCGAATCCTTGGCGTCGATGGTCTCGCCCTCCTCGAGCTTGTGCTCGACGAGCTCGCGCAACTCCTTCTGGTAGTCGTCTTCGAACTCCTCGGGGGTGAAATCGGAGGAGTACTGCTCGACAAGCGCGGAGGACAGCTCGAGCTCTTTGTCGCTGACCTTCGCCTTTGATTTCGTTTCCTTGAAGTCGGCAGCGCGTACCTCATCGGCCCAGAGCATGGCTTGGAGCACGAGGACATCGTCACGCACGTGCAGGGCACCCAGCCGGGTCTTTTGCCGCAGCGCAAACTTGACGATGGCCGTCCGGTCCGTTTCCTCCAGCGTCTTGCGCAGCAGCAGGTAGGACTTCGGGGACTTGTCGGCCGGCCGCACGAAGTAGCTCTGGGACAGCATGATGGGGTCGACCTGGTCCGAGGGGACGAACTGGACGACCTCGATTTCGTCCTTTTCTGCCTCGGGCAGGGAGTCGAAGTCCTTGTCGGTAACCACGACGGTGTCGTCGCCGTCGTCGTAGGCCTTCTGGATGTGCTTAAACTCCACCTTCTCGCCGCAGGCCTCGCAGCGCCGTTCGTAGTGGATGCGGCCGCCGTCCTTGTCGTGCACCTGGCGGAAAGAGATGTCGTGGTCTTCGGTGGCCCCGTAGAGCTTGACCGGTACGTTGACGAGTCCGAAACTGATGGATCCATTCCAAATCGCGCGCATACGATAAAGGTTAAGGAAAAACTCACCCGCGCATGGCTGGCGACCGCGTGCGCGGGGGTTTCACGGTGCGCACGATCTCAGGAGGACGCCGGTGGCGGAGGGGAAGACCTATCGGGTGGGAGGCCGCGAGCTGTCCGTTTCCAACCTGGACAAGGTTCTCTACCCGGAGACGGCGACGACCAAGGCGGAGGTGCTGCACTACTACCTCGCGGTCGCGGACGTCATCATCCCGCACATTGCGAACCGCCCGGTCACCCGCAAACGCTGGGTGGACGGGGTGGGCACCGCCGCTGAGCCTGCCGATGCCTTCTTCCGCAAGGATCTGGAGGACTCAGCGCCGAACTGGATCCCCACCGGCACAATCGAGCACAAAACGGGCGTGAACGCGTACCCGCTTATCGGTGAACCCGCAGCCCTGGCTTGGTGCGCGCAAGTGGCGGCGCTCGAGCTGCACACCCCGCAGTGGCGCTTTACCCGTGAGGGCGCGCAGGCGAATCCGGATCGACTGGTGCTGGATCTAGACCCCGGGGAAGGCGTGGGCCTTGACCTATGCGCGCAGGTGGCGCTGTGGTCGCGCGAGGTGCTTGACGGGATGGGGCTGGAAAGCGTCCCCGTTACCAGTGGCTCGAAGGGCATTCACCTCTACGCCCGGCTCGACGGCGCCACGCCCGCGGATGGGGTGTCGGCCGTGGCGCACGAGTTCGCTCGCGCGTTGGCCAAGGAGCACCCGGACGAGGTCACTTCGGTGATGAAGAAGACCGCGCGCCGCGGCAAGGTGTTTGTGGACTGGAGCCAGAACAACGGCAAGAAGACGACGGTGAGTCCGTACTCGTTGCGTGGCAAGCCACAACCGACCGTGGCCGCGCCGCGCCAGTGGGCTGAGATCGAAGAGGCGGCCAGCCAACCGGGGTCACTCAAGCAGTTGCTTATCGATGACGTCTTGGACCGCATCGAGTCACTCGGCGACCCGTTGGCGCCGTTGGCGCCCGCGGGGGTGGCGCCAACGGGGGCGACGCCCGCGGGGGCGACGCCAACACAGACGGCGCAAGAGGAGCCGAAGGGGGAGACGTCCGGAAAAGACCCAGCTACGCCCGACGCGCGGCTGGCCAAGTATCGCTCCATGCGCGATCCGAAAAAGACGCGCGAGCCGATGGCCGCCGCCTCGTCGGCACCGGGGGCTGGTGCGGATGCCGCGCCGATATTCGTTATCCAAGAGCACCACGCGAGCTCGTTGCACTGGGATTTCCGCCTGGAACGCGGCGGGGTGCTCGTGTCCTGGGCCGTGCCGAAGGGGGTGCCGCTCGACGCGGAGGCGACGCGGCTGGCGGTACACACGGAGGACCACCCGCTGGACTACGCGAACTTCTTCGGTACCATCCCCAAAGGCCAGTACGGCGCCGGGACAGTGAAGATCTGGGATCGGGGCACCTGCGAGATCGAGAAGTGGCGCGATGGCAAGGAGGTCATCGCGACGCTGGCGGGGCGTGACAATGGCGGGCTCGGCGGGCTCGCCCGCCGATTCGCCCTTATCCACACCGGTGACAACAAGTGGCTGTTGAAATTCACGAAGAAGCAGCCGGAAGACGGCGTGACCGCGGCCGATAGCGACCATGGCTCTGGCGGGGATGGGGACGGGGACGCAGAGAGTGCACGTGGAAGCACGGGCTGCTCGCTGCGCCTGAGCGATTTGCCGGCGCCGATGATCGCGGAGCGGGGCTCTAAGGGCCAGATCCGGATCAGCGAGAAGGATGGCCACCGGTGGGCATTCGAGATGAAGTGGGACGGCTACCGCATCATCGCCGGGGCAACACCGGAC is a genomic window of Corynebacterium massiliense DSM 45435 containing:
- the gatB gene encoding Asp-tRNA(Asn)/Glu-tRNA(Gln) amidotransferase subunit GatB; this translates as MTAATYDLMDYDEVLKKYDPVMGMEVHVELATDTKMFSTSSTDFGAAPNSNVDPVSLGLPGALPVVNKKGVEWAIKIGLALNCSIAESSRFARKNYFYPDQPKNYQISQYDEPIAYDGYLDVQLEDGTEWRVEIERAHMEEDTGKLTHIGGAGGRITGATSSLVDCNRAGIPLIEIVTKPITGAGERAPEVAKAYVTALRDLVAALGVSDARMDQGSMRVDSNLSLRPVGQEEFGTRTETKNINSLRSVEQAVRFEMQRQAQVLEDGGEIVQETRHYQEGDGTTSKGRPKETAEDYRYFNDPDLPPVIAPREWVEEIRQTLPELPWVRRARIQKEWGLKDKEMRDLVNAGALDLIVDTVEAGADPESARSWWVAYLAGKANEQEVALADLDITPQQVARVAELVKEGKLTTKLARKAVDGVLAGEGDVDKVVADRGLEVVRDDGAIEKAVDDALADNPDVVEKYRAGNKKVAGAIVGAVMKATQGKADPGQVNKLIAEKLS
- a CDS encoding Ku protein, with translation MRAIWNGSISFGLVNVPVKLYGATEDHDISFRQVHDKDGGRIHYERRCEACGEKVEFKHIQKAYDDGDDTVVVTDKDFDSLPEAEKDEIEVVQFVPSDQVDPIMLSQSYFVRPADKSPKSYLLLRKTLEETDRTAIVKFALRQKTRLGALHVRDDVLVLQAMLWADEVRAADFKETKSKAKVSDKELELSSALVEQYSSDFTPEEFEDDYQKELRELVEHKLEEGETIDAKDSDTSASDADTDSEADDDDDAEVVDLMEALQNSLKKKGGKKSSSSSESKKDDDGEDSDDGNDSGSSSKKSSKKSSSSKSSSKSSSKSKSKSKSGSKSSSKSKSKKKSA
- a CDS encoding ATP-dependent DNA ligase — translated: MAEGKTYRVGGRELSVSNLDKVLYPETATTKAEVLHYYLAVADVIIPHIANRPVTRKRWVDGVGTAAEPADAFFRKDLEDSAPNWIPTGTIEHKTGVNAYPLIGEPAALAWCAQVAALELHTPQWRFTREGAQANPDRLVLDLDPGEGVGLDLCAQVALWSREVLDGMGLESVPVTSGSKGIHLYARLDGATPADGVSAVAHEFARALAKEHPDEVTSVMKKTARRGKVFVDWSQNNGKKTTVSPYSLRGKPQPTVAAPRQWAEIEEAASQPGSLKQLLIDDVLDRIESLGDPLAPLAPAGVAPTGATPAGATPTQTAQEEPKGETSGKDPATPDARLAKYRSMRDPKKTREPMAAASSAPGAGADAAPIFVIQEHHASSLHWDFRLERGGVLVSWAVPKGVPLDAEATRLAVHTEDHPLDYANFFGTIPKGQYGAGTVKIWDRGTCEIEKWRDGKEVIATLAGRDNGGLGGLARRFALIHTGDNKWLLKFTKKQPEDGVTAADSDHGSGGDGDGDAESARGSTGCSLRLSDLPAPMIAERGSKGQIRISEKDGHRWAFEMKWDGYRIIAGATPDGVVLASRNGNDYTDRFPQLAELSGALAGEAEKRGSAVLDGEVVALNDAGRPDFGLLQDTRHHTGHARAAADIVYMVFDVLAIGGEDLTDRPYSARRKLLETILEEGDVVRVPPSYTGSLSGAQRAARSLELEGVMAKRTDAPYFAGERDGAWLKLKFELHQEVVVIGAREGQGERSDSFASLLVAVPDADGELRYAGRVGTGFSGRELKDIAKRLRRIERKTPGVGDVPEEDRNDAWWVTPKLVAEVSLAGRTRDGRVRQAAWRGWRDDKGTRDVRWEVGNVEGDLGNGQAEN